One Granulicella sp. 5B5 DNA window includes the following coding sequences:
- a CDS encoding TonB-dependent receptor, translated as MLTLTAATMFAQFETASVLGYIRDGSGAAIPGANVSLINEETKSQVTVHSNAQGAYEFTDVKLGRYHVTAQANGFDISSTETFGVQVNAHQRVDVALKIGSAAETVNVTGAAALLETDSSERGQVIGTREVENLPLNGRAYADLAALVPGVRRNILENSTDSSRDASFNVNGQRSEFNNFLLDGLDNNAYGTSNQGFSNEAIPPSPDAINEFKVQTDNYSAEYGRSAGAVINVSIRSGTNQFHGRAYDYIRNTALNAIGPFTPPTNPLTGAPQKPILIRNQFGATFGGPIRKDHTFFFADYEGTRQIVHAVMQATVPTSNQNGTSALAIANGGYTFLAGKTTENGGSAIPIRNPLTGQIYANGVIPFSDPTVSPFAKGILAALPQPNVPNDPFSNNYASLPSDTIHDDKGDIRVDETFNERTNAFVRYSEHQGKIFSPGNIQGPAGGNANGMVNIFNQQIAGGVTHVFTQNSILDARFAFTRTDGGKFPYGQSLPSLMTGIPGLPTDPQVARSLNVQSVGNYSQFGNQGSNPQYQDPYIFNPKVNYTLVRGRQTLKMGYEYQSIFTTIDDFNPVDGQDTYSGNFSYGGANASTLSAADTGTKEAADLADFIFGAPNSYQLNNFVNVHLNQRMHYLYLQDDIRLNSKLTINAGLRYELVTPQWESSNKLANFDPTTGSLITATNGSIYNRALVNMPKLDFAPRLGLAYSLTPKTVVRAGYGLSYAQFNREGGENLLVYNLPNIVNTNVNQAPVNGNPGILGTGTSLQTCTTAQAQAMYNPANPSPCFRTSDQGFPTGFTSPANVTAASNFNTQARYIPKNLPTGYVQAWHLTVQRQLSPSTSLEVAYVGEHGVKLQVLADYNQATANPVTATCNATVTSGCVNLLLNNQGRPLQTFPTIEETLPAGFLSYNGLQTKLEHHVAHGLYLLNSFTWSRAIDNAGGHLDSNDGDNSRINLANPLGERGPSGYNQPINETLSVVYDLPYGKGRMFGSDAPFAMQELLGGWQITAINDANSGLPVNITYSPNSFQSVSTILNQRPNQTPGIPAVLPKSQRVKFNGNQDIEVLAGSAFTPNTPNPFSLPTNNQPYGNAGRNSVRFDPYYNLDLGLHKAFELYPAGTTFDFRVEAFNILNQTNYAFPSSNYSPNSSSFGAVAAASTFPARVLQFAGKIIF; from the coding sequence GTGCTGACCTTAACGGCTGCCACGATGTTCGCGCAGTTTGAGACTGCATCAGTGCTCGGCTACATCCGAGACGGCTCGGGGGCTGCGATTCCCGGCGCGAACGTCTCGCTGATCAACGAAGAGACTAAATCGCAGGTGACGGTCCACTCGAACGCGCAAGGCGCCTATGAGTTTACCGATGTGAAGCTCGGCCGCTACCATGTGACCGCCCAAGCCAATGGCTTCGACATCAGCAGCACCGAGACGTTCGGAGTGCAGGTGAACGCACATCAGCGTGTGGATGTAGCATTGAAGATCGGTTCGGCCGCGGAAACGGTGAACGTGACCGGTGCGGCTGCCTTGCTGGAGACGGACTCCAGCGAACGTGGGCAGGTGATCGGGACGCGCGAGGTTGAAAACCTCCCGCTCAATGGCCGTGCTTATGCCGATCTCGCCGCACTGGTTCCGGGCGTGCGCCGCAACATTCTGGAAAACTCGACCGACTCGAGCCGCGATGCGAGCTTCAACGTAAACGGACAGCGCAGCGAGTTCAACAACTTCCTGCTGGACGGTTTGGACAATAACGCTTACGGTACTTCCAACCAGGGCTTCTCGAATGAGGCGATTCCTCCTTCGCCTGACGCGATCAACGAGTTCAAGGTCCAGACTGACAACTACTCAGCCGAGTACGGTCGCTCGGCCGGCGCTGTGATCAACGTGAGCATTCGCAGCGGCACCAACCAGTTCCACGGCAGAGCGTATGACTACATCCGCAATACGGCGCTCAATGCAATCGGGCCCTTTACGCCGCCAACCAACCCTCTGACCGGCGCTCCGCAAAAGCCGATCCTCATCCGCAACCAGTTTGGCGCAACCTTCGGTGGCCCGATCCGCAAGGACCACACGTTCTTCTTCGCCGATTACGAAGGCACGCGGCAGATCGTCCACGCCGTGATGCAGGCCACAGTACCAACCTCAAACCAGAACGGTACCAGTGCGCTCGCGATCGCGAATGGCGGGTACACATTCCTCGCGGGCAAGACTACGGAGAACGGGGGAAGTGCGATCCCTATCCGCAATCCGCTCACAGGACAGATTTACGCGAACGGTGTCATCCCGTTTAGCGATCCGACTGTGTCTCCCTTTGCCAAGGGCATTCTTGCTGCGCTGCCACAGCCGAACGTTCCTAACGATCCGTTCAGCAACAACTATGCCTCGTTGCCATCCGACACCATTCATGACGACAAGGGCGATATCCGCGTAGACGAGACCTTCAACGAGCGCACCAACGCGTTTGTGCGCTATAGCGAACACCAAGGGAAGATCTTCTCGCCGGGCAACATTCAGGGGCCCGCAGGCGGCAATGCCAACGGCATGGTCAACATCTTCAACCAGCAGATCGCCGGTGGCGTGACGCACGTATTCACGCAGAACTCCATCCTCGATGCGCGCTTTGCATTTACACGTACAGATGGTGGCAAGTTCCCTTACGGCCAGTCGCTACCCAGCCTGATGACCGGCATCCCCGGGCTGCCTACCGATCCACAGGTGGCGCGCAGCCTGAACGTGCAGAGCGTTGGGAACTACTCGCAGTTCGGCAATCAAGGCAGCAACCCGCAGTATCAGGATCCTTATATCTTCAACCCAAAGGTGAACTACACGCTGGTGCGTGGCCGGCAGACGCTGAAGATGGGCTACGAGTACCAGTCCATCTTCACGACCATCGACGACTTCAATCCCGTCGACGGGCAGGACACCTACAGCGGCAACTTCAGTTATGGAGGTGCGAACGCCTCGACATTGAGCGCGGCCGACACTGGCACCAAGGAAGCGGCGGACCTTGCTGACTTTATCTTCGGCGCACCCAACAGCTACCAGCTCAACAACTTTGTGAATGTTCACCTGAACCAGCGGATGCATTACCTGTATCTGCAGGACGACATCCGCCTGAACTCGAAGCTAACGATCAACGCGGGGCTGCGGTATGAGCTGGTGACGCCGCAGTGGGAGTCCAGCAACAAGCTCGCCAACTTTGACCCGACCACCGGCTCGCTCATCACTGCGACAAACGGGTCCATTTACAACCGTGCGCTGGTGAACATGCCTAAGCTGGACTTTGCTCCACGGCTTGGACTCGCCTACTCGCTGACCCCGAAGACCGTTGTTCGTGCCGGTTACGGTCTTAGCTACGCGCAGTTCAATCGTGAAGGCGGTGAAAACCTTCTCGTCTATAACCTGCCGAACATCGTGAACACGAACGTCAACCAGGCGCCAGTGAATGGCAACCCCGGCATCCTGGGAACGGGCACCTCGCTGCAGACTTGCACCACGGCGCAGGCCCAAGCGATGTATAACCCCGCCAACCCATCACCTTGCTTCCGCACATCCGATCAGGGCTTTCCTACTGGCTTCACGAGCCCGGCGAACGTGACGGCGGCAAGCAACTTCAACACGCAGGCACGCTACATTCCGAAGAACCTGCCTACTGGTTATGTCCAGGCGTGGCACCTAACGGTGCAGCGGCAGCTCTCGCCTTCTACATCCCTGGAAGTTGCTTATGTGGGTGAGCATGGCGTGAAGCTGCAGGTGCTAGCAGACTACAACCAGGCAACCGCGAACCCAGTAACCGCCACCTGCAATGCCACTGTAACGAGCGGTTGCGTCAATCTTCTTCTCAACAACCAGGGCCGCCCATTACAGACATTTCCGACGATCGAAGAGACGTTGCCGGCGGGTTTCCTTTCCTACAACGGTTTGCAGACCAAACTCGAGCACCACGTCGCGCACGGCCTGTATCTATTGAACTCCTTCACATGGTCGCGTGCGATCGATAACGCTGGTGGTCACCTCGACTCAAACGATGGGGACAACTCGCGTATCAACCTCGCCAATCCTTTAGGTGAGCGTGGACCGTCGGGCTACAACCAGCCGATCAACGAAACGCTTTCCGTGGTGTACGACCTGCCCTACGGCAAGGGTCGTATGTTCGGCAGCGATGCCCCCTTCGCTATGCAGGAACTGCTCGGCGGCTGGCAGATCACGGCCATCAATGATGCAAACAGCGGCCTGCCGGTCAACATCACCTACTCGCCTAACTCTTTCCAATCGGTCAGCACGATTCTCAATCAGCGTCCTAACCAGACACCTGGGATTCCTGCGGTTCTACCGAAGTCACAGCGTGTGAAGTTCAATGGCAACCAGGACATTGAAGTCCTTGCTGGTTCGGCCTTCACACCGAACACCCCAAACCCATTCAGCCTGCCTACCAACAATCAGCCCTACGGCAATGCAGGTCGCAACTCCGTTCGCTTCGACCCGTACTACAACCTGGACCTCGGTCTGCATAAGGCGTTCGAGCTGTATCCTGCAGGAACGACGTTCGACTTCCGCGTGGAAGCGTTCAATATTCTCAACCAAACCAACTACGCCTTCCCTTCCAGCAACTACTCGCCTAACTCCTCGAGCTTTGGCGCAGTAGCCGCAGCCAGCACCTTCCCGGCGCGTGTGCTTCAGTTTGCCGGCAAGATCATCTTCTAA